The Drosophila mauritiana strain mau12 chromosome 2R, ASM438214v1, whole genome shotgun sequence genome has a segment encoding these proteins:
- the LOC117136798 gene encoding heterogeneous nuclear ribonucleoprotein U-like protein 2 isoform X2, giving the protein MDVAKLEKMKVVDLRNELQSRGLDTKGVKAVLVERLRAYVEGGAGDGENAPVTPSRRQRRTRSMSRSPSPVQAAPVAAEPVLDTLEEEEQPEEKTVPQPETESEQPAAEPEPEQSEPEEAEPAAAVTEDTTVNQAVNEESQPEPEESDERSETDDKEETIQEAVPAVVPQSEEADEPMEEDHDTAPEEQEPTQTEEPVEEKPAESTVAEHQSNGDSQKMDVDEEDSAAPKAEEETEPAAKPEDQPSERRKRSHSRSKSRSRSGSQTSPKHRGSVGDKRESKAAAEERTVPEDEPTIEENKVGLSWLDSDLHLRIDPTTFASAKPLTSEIYSLIWSGARANYGVREGKVCFEVRLSEESVPENSHYFRDEPHVRGFRVGFSMPKSSLLLGEAEHSFGYCETGRKATQSEFTDYGKPYQLDDVIGCYLDLESEPCTINYTLNGEDLGVAFEFEKSILGEEGALFPHIVTKGYEYSVNFSDTEQLLVNAERPTRKRRKPRKDEDKDKDDDKDDNDGEKWKVLDEATADDDEVEKKDEDGKASSEKDEEEAEDPEKAKEDESAPKMETEAETKVEAPAEAAKPESEASEASETAETSTEKSAETAAVSNGDAAAEQANDENASEDKKPSENNDEEDEDGPSPNKRIKTDGDSEKAESEKEKDRSQTTEDEYEDVVPEPRDTAALLDGYVLIGLVPVEKLVSGPQRVGSRKECEVILLVGLPGAGKTHWAQKHVAENADKRYELIGPDAFISKMTIDGASRKTVHKGRWDKVYEICLNSLAALEDIAMKRRRNFILDQTNVYASAQRRKMKGFNDFKRIAVVCIPSEDELKRRIAEKEEKGNAFTVKESTINNLRANFTLPSLEFGWFDDINYTELTGDEAKSEVKKYNEKGKKAIDAERSRDKRSRGSRDNYRRDDRNRNRYNDDRRRDYGGQRHESRWSDSRRGGGGGGYSSNSGGGGSRGYDNRRSYNSGSGGQQNWVQNSRRSGYDDRGYGGGGSGSRGYDNRNRGYAGGGGGGGGGGGGGGGGGGGQQNWMQNNRRSGYDDRGYGSSRDYRDRDRGNDRSRMGSNDRNRGSSQSSYRSGGGTHQQRDFRPGHRDTKEDSRGGYERSAGQSLPKYGNNTAVGGGYDQYKQQGGAPGGGKASLTGKWSTYSQHHQQQAPQHQQTSIWQTQQQSQQYQQPQQAAAGQQQYWAYNQMQGYGNQQAWQSADPQQQQQWMSWWQQQQQGSGGAAAGNASGGSGVNVGGGAGNNDGGAANHYWSQYSYSTQSNAGADKK; this is encoded by the exons ATGGATGTGGCGAAGCTGGAGAAGATGAAGGTGGTGGACCTGCGCAACGAGCTCCAGTCGCGCGGCCTGGACACCAAAGGAGTCAAAGCGGTGCTCGTCGAGCGCCTGAGGGCATATGTGGAAGGAGGAGCCGGCGACGGTG AAAATGCGCCGGTCACACCAAGCCGCCGTCAGCGTCGCACGCGCTCCATGTCCCGCTCTCCATCGCCGGTGCAAGCTGCTCCCGTGGCCGCAGAACCAGTGCTCGATACTCTCGAAGAGGAGGAGCAGCCGGAGGAGAAGACAGTGCCACAACCAGAGACAGAAAGTGAACAGCCAGCAGCCGAGCCGGAACCAGAACAAAGTGAGCCGGAGGAAGCTGAACCAGCTGCAGCAGTGACAGAGGACACAACCGTCAACCAAGCGGTCAATGAGGAGTCGCAGCCAGAACCCGAAGAGTCTGATGAAAGGTCGGAGACAGACGACAAGGAGGAGACAATCCAAGAGGCAGTACCCGCCGTCGTACCACAGAGTGAAGAGGCTGATGAACCCATGGAAGAGGATCATGATACTGCCCCTGAGGAGCAGGAGCCTACACAAACTGAGGAGCCTGTAGAGGAGAAACCAGCCGAGAGCACTGTGGCCGAGCATCAGTCAAATGGCGACAGCCAGAAAATGGACGTTGATGAGGAGGATTCGGCCGCCCCGAAAGCGGAGGAGGAGACCGAGCCAGCAGCTAAGCCTGAGGATCAGCCCTCGGAACGCCGCAAGCGATCACACAGTCGCTCCAAATCCCGATCGCGCAGTGGATCCCAAACATCGCCCAAACATCGCGGCAGCGTAGGTGACAAGCGTGAGTCAAAGGCAGCGGCCGAGGAGCGCACAGTTCCTGAGGACGAGCCCACCATCGAGGAGAACAAAGTGGGATTGAGCTGGC TGGACTCTGACTTGCATTTACGCATCGACCCAACCACGTTTGCATCGGCCAAACCCCTTACCTCGGAAATTTACTCGCTTATTTGGTCCGGAGCACGCGCAAACTACGGAGTGCGCGAGGGCAAAGTGTGCTTTGAGGTGCGCCTTTCCGAGGAGTCGGTGCCGGAGAACTCGCACTACTTCCGCGATGAGCCGCATGTGCGAGGATTCCGCGTGGGATTTTCAATGCCCAAGAGTTCCTTGTTGCTGGGCGAGGCCGAGCATTCATTTGGCTACTGCGAAACCGGGCGTAAGGCCACTCAGAGCGAGTTTACCGATTACGGCAAGCCTTACCAGCTGGATGACGTTATCGGCTGCTATTTAGATCTGGAAAGTGAGCCGTGCACAATTAACTACACTCTGAACGGCGAGGATCTTGGAGTTGCGTTCGAGTTTGAGAAAAGCATACTGGGCGAGGAGGGAGCCCTGTTTCCGCACATCGTTACCAAGGGCTACGAATACTCAGTAAATTTCTCTGACACCGAGCAGCTGTTGGTGAATGCCGAGAGGCCCACGCGTAAGCGCCGCAAGCCGCGTAAAGACGAAGACAAGGATAAGGACGACGATAAGGATGACAATGATGGCGAAAAGTGGAAGGTCTTGGACGAAGCCACGGCGGATGATGATGAGGTGGAGAAAAAGGATGAAGATGGCAAGGCTTCTTCGGAGAAAGATGAAGAGGAAGCCGAAGATCCTGAAAAAGCCAAAGAGGATGAGTCGGCGCCGAAAATGGAGACAGAAGCCGAAACTAAAGTCGAGGCTCCTGCTGAAGCTGCTAAGCCCGAATCAGAAGCTAGCGAGGCTTCGGAAACTG CTGAAACTTCTACCGAAAAGTCGGCAGAAACTGCAGCTGTGTCAAATGGTGATGCTGCTGCAGAACAGGCCAACGATGAAAATGCATCTGAGGATAAGAAACCCTCTGAGAACAATGATGAAGAAGATGAGGATGGCCCCTCGCCGAACAAGCGAATCAAGACCGATGGAGATTCGGAAAAAGCGGAATCCGAAAAGGAAAAGGACAGGTCGCAGACAACAGAAGATGAGTACGAGGATGTTGTGCCCGAGCCAAGGGATACAGCTGCTCTGCTGGATGGCTATGTATTGATCGGTTTAGTACCTGTCGAAAAGCTAGTTTCCGGTCCACAACGCGTCGGATCTCGCAAGGAGTGCGAAGTCATTTTACTGGTTGGCTTGCCGGGAGCCGGAAAGACCCATTGGGCCCAAAAACATGTGGCTGAGAATGCCGACAAGCGTTACGAGTTGATTGGACCCGACGCATTCATTTCAAAGATGACG ATCGATGGCGCCTCCCGCAAGACTGTGCACAAAGGTCGATGGGACAAGGTGTACGAGATATGCTTAAACAGCTTGGCGGCTCTGGAAGATATAGCCATGAAGCGGCGTCGAAATTTCATACTTGATCAG ACCAATGTGTATGCCTCGGCCCAGCGACGTAAAATGAAGGGTTTTAACGACTTCAAGCGAATTGCGGTCGTTTGCATACCCAGCGAAGATGAATTGAAACGTCGCATCgccgaaaaagaggaaaaggGAAATGCTTTTACAGTTAAAGAATCAACAATTAATAATTTACGAG CCAACTTCACACTTCCCTCGCTGGAGTTTGGCTGGTTCGATGACATAAACTACACGGAGCTGACTGGTGACGAGGCCAAGAGCGAGGTCAAGAAGTACAACGAGAAGGGCAAGAAGGCCATTGACGCGGAGAGGTCGCGCGACAAGAGATCCCGAGGAAGTCGCGACAACTATCGTCGTGATGACCGGAACCGGAATCGGTACAATGATGACCGACGTCGTGATTATGGCGGCCAGCGGCACGAAAGTCGTTGGAGCGACTCCCGCAGGggaggcggcggtggcggtTACTCCAGCAATAGTGGTGGAGGCGGCAGTCGTGGCTACGACAATCGCCGCAGCTACAACAGCGGAAGCGGTGGCCAGCAAAATTGGGTGCAGAACAGCCGCAGAAGCGGCTACGATGATCGCGGCTATGGTGGCGGTGGAAGCGGCAGTCGTGGATACGACAATCGTAACCGTGGATACGcaggcggcggcggtggtggtggtggcggcggcggtggcggtggtggtggcggtggcggtcAGCAAAACTGGATGCAGAACAATCGCAGAAGTGGGTATGACGACCGCGGCTACGGCAGCTCGCGGGACTATCGCGATCGAGACCGTGGCAACGACCGCAGTCGAATGGGCAGTAACGACCGGAACCGGGGCAGCAGCCAGAGTAGCTATCGCTCGGGAGGTGGTACTCATCAACAACGGGATTTTCGGCCTGGCCACCGCGACACCAAAGAAGATAGTCGCGGTGGCTATGAGCGGTCAGCTGGTCAATCGCTACCCAAGTATGGCAATAACACCGCTGTAGGCGGTGGCTACGATCAGTACAAGCAACAAGGTGGAGCACCTGGCGGAGGCAAG GCCTCCCTTACCGGCAAGTGGAGTACGTACAgccaacatcatcagcagcaggcgCCGCAGCATCAACAAACGAGCATCTGGCAGACTCAGCAGCAGTCACAACAGTACCAACAACCTCAGCAAGCAGCGGCGGGCCAGCAACAATACTGGGCCTATAACCAAATGCAGG GTTATGGCAACCAACAGGCCTGGCAGAGTGCCgatccgcagcagcaacaacagtggATGTCCTGGTGGCAG cagcagcagcagggtTCTGGCGGAGCAGCGGCTGGAAATGCCAGTGGCGGATCAGGCGTAAATGTGGGCGGCGGTGCTGGCAATAATGATGGCGGTGCCGCCAATCATTACTGGTCTCAATATTCGTACTCCACGCAGTCCAATGCGGGTGCCGACAAGAAGTAG
- the LOC117136798 gene encoding heterogeneous nuclear ribonucleoprotein U isoform X5 — MDVAKLEKMKVVDLRNELQSRGLDTKGVKAVLVERLRAYVEGGAGDGENAPVTPSRRQRRTRSMSRSPSPVQAAPVAAEPVLDTLEEEEQPEEKTVPQPETESEQPAAEPEPEQSEPEEAEPAAAVTEDTTVNQAVNEESQPEPEESDERSETDDKEETIQEAVPAVVPQSEEADEPMEEDHDTAPEEQEPTQTEEPVEEKPAESTVAEHQSNGDSQKMDVDEEDSAAPKAEEETEPAAKPEDQPSERRKRSHSRSKSRSRSGSQTSPKHRGSVGDKRESKAAAEERTVPEDEPTIEENKVGLSWLDSDLHLRIDPTTFASAKPLTSEIYSLIWSGARANYGVREGKVCFEVRLSEESVPENSHYFRDEPHVRGFRVGFSMPKSSLLLGEAEHSFGYCETGRKATQSEFTDYGKPYQLDDVIGCYLDLESEPCTINYTLNGEDLGVAFEFEKSILGEEGALFPHIVTKGYEYSVNFSDTEQLLVNAERPTRKRRKPRKDEDKDKDDDKDDNDGEKWKVLDEATADDDEVEKKDEDGKASSEKDEEEAEDPEKAKEDESAPKMETEAETKVEAPAEAAKPESEASEASETAETSTEKSAETAAVSNGDAAAEQANDENASEDKKPSENNDEEDEDGPSPNKRIKTDGDSEKAESEKEKDRSQTTEDEYEDVVPEPRDTAALLDGYVLIGLVPVEKLVSGPQRVGSRKECEVILLVGLPGAGKTHWAQKHVAENADKRYELIGPDAFISKMTIDGASRKTVHKGRWDKVYEICLNSLAALEDIAMKRRRNFILDQPTSHFPRWSLAGSMT, encoded by the exons ATGGATGTGGCGAAGCTGGAGAAGATGAAGGTGGTGGACCTGCGCAACGAGCTCCAGTCGCGCGGCCTGGACACCAAAGGAGTCAAAGCGGTGCTCGTCGAGCGCCTGAGGGCATATGTGGAAGGAGGAGCCGGCGACGGTG AAAATGCGCCGGTCACACCAAGCCGCCGTCAGCGTCGCACGCGCTCCATGTCCCGCTCTCCATCGCCGGTGCAAGCTGCTCCCGTGGCCGCAGAACCAGTGCTCGATACTCTCGAAGAGGAGGAGCAGCCGGAGGAGAAGACAGTGCCACAACCAGAGACAGAAAGTGAACAGCCAGCAGCCGAGCCGGAACCAGAACAAAGTGAGCCGGAGGAAGCTGAACCAGCTGCAGCAGTGACAGAGGACACAACCGTCAACCAAGCGGTCAATGAGGAGTCGCAGCCAGAACCCGAAGAGTCTGATGAAAGGTCGGAGACAGACGACAAGGAGGAGACAATCCAAGAGGCAGTACCCGCCGTCGTACCACAGAGTGAAGAGGCTGATGAACCCATGGAAGAGGATCATGATACTGCCCCTGAGGAGCAGGAGCCTACACAAACTGAGGAGCCTGTAGAGGAGAAACCAGCCGAGAGCACTGTGGCCGAGCATCAGTCAAATGGCGACAGCCAGAAAATGGACGTTGATGAGGAGGATTCGGCCGCCCCGAAAGCGGAGGAGGAGACCGAGCCAGCAGCTAAGCCTGAGGATCAGCCCTCGGAACGCCGCAAGCGATCACACAGTCGCTCCAAATCCCGATCGCGCAGTGGATCCCAAACATCGCCCAAACATCGCGGCAGCGTAGGTGACAAGCGTGAGTCAAAGGCAGCGGCCGAGGAGCGCACAGTTCCTGAGGACGAGCCCACCATCGAGGAGAACAAAGTGGGATTGAGCTGGC TGGACTCTGACTTGCATTTACGCATCGACCCAACCACGTTTGCATCGGCCAAACCCCTTACCTCGGAAATTTACTCGCTTATTTGGTCCGGAGCACGCGCAAACTACGGAGTGCGCGAGGGCAAAGTGTGCTTTGAGGTGCGCCTTTCCGAGGAGTCGGTGCCGGAGAACTCGCACTACTTCCGCGATGAGCCGCATGTGCGAGGATTCCGCGTGGGATTTTCAATGCCCAAGAGTTCCTTGTTGCTGGGCGAGGCCGAGCATTCATTTGGCTACTGCGAAACCGGGCGTAAGGCCACTCAGAGCGAGTTTACCGATTACGGCAAGCCTTACCAGCTGGATGACGTTATCGGCTGCTATTTAGATCTGGAAAGTGAGCCGTGCACAATTAACTACACTCTGAACGGCGAGGATCTTGGAGTTGCGTTCGAGTTTGAGAAAAGCATACTGGGCGAGGAGGGAGCCCTGTTTCCGCACATCGTTACCAAGGGCTACGAATACTCAGTAAATTTCTCTGACACCGAGCAGCTGTTGGTGAATGCCGAGAGGCCCACGCGTAAGCGCCGCAAGCCGCGTAAAGACGAAGACAAGGATAAGGACGACGATAAGGATGACAATGATGGCGAAAAGTGGAAGGTCTTGGACGAAGCCACGGCGGATGATGATGAGGTGGAGAAAAAGGATGAAGATGGCAAGGCTTCTTCGGAGAAAGATGAAGAGGAAGCCGAAGATCCTGAAAAAGCCAAAGAGGATGAGTCGGCGCCGAAAATGGAGACAGAAGCCGAAACTAAAGTCGAGGCTCCTGCTGAAGCTGCTAAGCCCGAATCAGAAGCTAGCGAGGCTTCGGAAACTG CTGAAACTTCTACCGAAAAGTCGGCAGAAACTGCAGCTGTGTCAAATGGTGATGCTGCTGCAGAACAGGCCAACGATGAAAATGCATCTGAGGATAAGAAACCCTCTGAGAACAATGATGAAGAAGATGAGGATGGCCCCTCGCCGAACAAGCGAATCAAGACCGATGGAGATTCGGAAAAAGCGGAATCCGAAAAGGAAAAGGACAGGTCGCAGACAACAGAAGATGAGTACGAGGATGTTGTGCCCGAGCCAAGGGATACAGCTGCTCTGCTGGATGGCTATGTATTGATCGGTTTAGTACCTGTCGAAAAGCTAGTTTCCGGTCCACAACGCGTCGGATCTCGCAAGGAGTGCGAAGTCATTTTACTGGTTGGCTTGCCGGGAGCCGGAAAGACCCATTGGGCCCAAAAACATGTGGCTGAGAATGCCGACAAGCGTTACGAGTTGATTGGACCCGACGCATTCATTTCAAAGATGACG ATCGATGGCGCCTCCCGCAAGACTGTGCACAAAGGTCGATGGGACAAGGTGTACGAGATATGCTTAAACAGCTTGGCGGCTCTGGAAGATATAGCCATGAAGCGGCGTCGAAATTTCATACTTGATCAG CCAACTTCACACTTCCCTCGCTGGAGTTTGGCTGGTTCGATGACATAA
- the LOC117136798 gene encoding heterogeneous nuclear ribonucleoprotein U-like protein 2 isoform X3, protein MDVAKLEKMKVVDLRNELQSRGLDTKGVKAVLVERLRAYVEGGAGDGENAPVTPSRRQRRTRSMSRSPSPVQAAPVAAEPVLDTLEEEEQPEEKTVPQPETESEQPAAEPEPEQSEPEEAEPAAAVTEDTTVNQAVNEESQPEPEESDERSETDDKEETIQEAVPAVVPQSEEADEPMEEDHDTAPEEQEPTQTEEPVEEKPAESTVAEHQSNGDSQKMDVDEEDSAAPKAEEETEPAAKPEDQPSERRKRSHSRSKSRSRSGSQTSPKHRGSVGDKRESKAAAEERTVPEDEPTIEENKVGLSWLDSDLHLRIDPTTFASAKPLTSEIYSLIWSGARANYGVREGKVCFEVRLSEESVPENSHYFRDEPHVRGFRVGFSMPKSSLLLGEAEHSFGYCETGRKATQSEFTDYGKPYQLDDVIGCYLDLESEPCTINYTLNGEDLGVAFEFEKSILGEEGALFPHIVTKGYEYSVNFSDTEQLLVNAERPTRKRRKPRKDEDKDKDDDKDDNDGEKWKVLDEATADDDEVEKKDEDGKASSEKDEEEAEDPEKAKEDESAPKMETEAETKVEAPAEAAKPESEASEASETAETSTEKSAETAAVSNGDAAAEQANDENASEDKKPSENNDEEDEDGPSPNKRIKTDGDSEKAESEKEKDRSQTTEDEYEDVVPEPRDTAALLDGYVLIGLVPVEKLVSGPQRVGSRKECEVILLVGLPGAGKTHWAQKHVAENADKRYELIGPDAFISKMTIDGASRKTVHKGRWDKVYEICLNSLAALEDIAMKRRRNFILDQTNVYASAQRRKMKGFNDFKRIAVVCIPSEDELKRRIAEKEEKGNAFTVKESTINNLRANFTLPSLEFGWFDDINYTELTGDEAKSEVKKYNEKGKKAIDAERSRDKRSRGSRDNYRRDDRNRNRYNDDRRRDYGGQRHESRWSDSRRGGGGGGYSSNSGGGGSRGYDNRRSYNSGSGGQQNWVQNSRRSGYDDRGYGGGGSGSRGYDNRNRGYAGGGGGGGGGGGGGGGGGGGQQNWMQNNRRSGYDDRGYGSSRDYRDRDRGNDRSRMGSNDRNRGSSQSSYRSGGGTHQQRDFRPGHRDTKEDSRGGYERSAGQSLPKYGNNTAVGGGYDQYKQQGGAPGGGKASLTGKWSTYSQHHQQQAPQHQQTSIWQTQQQSQQYQQPQQAAAGQQQYWAYNQMQAGYGNQQAWQSADPQQQQQWMSWWQQQQGSGGAAAGNASGGSGVNVGGGAGNNDGGAANHYWSQYSYSTQSNAGADKK, encoded by the exons ATGGATGTGGCGAAGCTGGAGAAGATGAAGGTGGTGGACCTGCGCAACGAGCTCCAGTCGCGCGGCCTGGACACCAAAGGAGTCAAAGCGGTGCTCGTCGAGCGCCTGAGGGCATATGTGGAAGGAGGAGCCGGCGACGGTG AAAATGCGCCGGTCACACCAAGCCGCCGTCAGCGTCGCACGCGCTCCATGTCCCGCTCTCCATCGCCGGTGCAAGCTGCTCCCGTGGCCGCAGAACCAGTGCTCGATACTCTCGAAGAGGAGGAGCAGCCGGAGGAGAAGACAGTGCCACAACCAGAGACAGAAAGTGAACAGCCAGCAGCCGAGCCGGAACCAGAACAAAGTGAGCCGGAGGAAGCTGAACCAGCTGCAGCAGTGACAGAGGACACAACCGTCAACCAAGCGGTCAATGAGGAGTCGCAGCCAGAACCCGAAGAGTCTGATGAAAGGTCGGAGACAGACGACAAGGAGGAGACAATCCAAGAGGCAGTACCCGCCGTCGTACCACAGAGTGAAGAGGCTGATGAACCCATGGAAGAGGATCATGATACTGCCCCTGAGGAGCAGGAGCCTACACAAACTGAGGAGCCTGTAGAGGAGAAACCAGCCGAGAGCACTGTGGCCGAGCATCAGTCAAATGGCGACAGCCAGAAAATGGACGTTGATGAGGAGGATTCGGCCGCCCCGAAAGCGGAGGAGGAGACCGAGCCAGCAGCTAAGCCTGAGGATCAGCCCTCGGAACGCCGCAAGCGATCACACAGTCGCTCCAAATCCCGATCGCGCAGTGGATCCCAAACATCGCCCAAACATCGCGGCAGCGTAGGTGACAAGCGTGAGTCAAAGGCAGCGGCCGAGGAGCGCACAGTTCCTGAGGACGAGCCCACCATCGAGGAGAACAAAGTGGGATTGAGCTGGC TGGACTCTGACTTGCATTTACGCATCGACCCAACCACGTTTGCATCGGCCAAACCCCTTACCTCGGAAATTTACTCGCTTATTTGGTCCGGAGCACGCGCAAACTACGGAGTGCGCGAGGGCAAAGTGTGCTTTGAGGTGCGCCTTTCCGAGGAGTCGGTGCCGGAGAACTCGCACTACTTCCGCGATGAGCCGCATGTGCGAGGATTCCGCGTGGGATTTTCAATGCCCAAGAGTTCCTTGTTGCTGGGCGAGGCCGAGCATTCATTTGGCTACTGCGAAACCGGGCGTAAGGCCACTCAGAGCGAGTTTACCGATTACGGCAAGCCTTACCAGCTGGATGACGTTATCGGCTGCTATTTAGATCTGGAAAGTGAGCCGTGCACAATTAACTACACTCTGAACGGCGAGGATCTTGGAGTTGCGTTCGAGTTTGAGAAAAGCATACTGGGCGAGGAGGGAGCCCTGTTTCCGCACATCGTTACCAAGGGCTACGAATACTCAGTAAATTTCTCTGACACCGAGCAGCTGTTGGTGAATGCCGAGAGGCCCACGCGTAAGCGCCGCAAGCCGCGTAAAGACGAAGACAAGGATAAGGACGACGATAAGGATGACAATGATGGCGAAAAGTGGAAGGTCTTGGACGAAGCCACGGCGGATGATGATGAGGTGGAGAAAAAGGATGAAGATGGCAAGGCTTCTTCGGAGAAAGATGAAGAGGAAGCCGAAGATCCTGAAAAAGCCAAAGAGGATGAGTCGGCGCCGAAAATGGAGACAGAAGCCGAAACTAAAGTCGAGGCTCCTGCTGAAGCTGCTAAGCCCGAATCAGAAGCTAGCGAGGCTTCGGAAACTG CTGAAACTTCTACCGAAAAGTCGGCAGAAACTGCAGCTGTGTCAAATGGTGATGCTGCTGCAGAACAGGCCAACGATGAAAATGCATCTGAGGATAAGAAACCCTCTGAGAACAATGATGAAGAAGATGAGGATGGCCCCTCGCCGAACAAGCGAATCAAGACCGATGGAGATTCGGAAAAAGCGGAATCCGAAAAGGAAAAGGACAGGTCGCAGACAACAGAAGATGAGTACGAGGATGTTGTGCCCGAGCCAAGGGATACAGCTGCTCTGCTGGATGGCTATGTATTGATCGGTTTAGTACCTGTCGAAAAGCTAGTTTCCGGTCCACAACGCGTCGGATCTCGCAAGGAGTGCGAAGTCATTTTACTGGTTGGCTTGCCGGGAGCCGGAAAGACCCATTGGGCCCAAAAACATGTGGCTGAGAATGCCGACAAGCGTTACGAGTTGATTGGACCCGACGCATTCATTTCAAAGATGACG ATCGATGGCGCCTCCCGCAAGACTGTGCACAAAGGTCGATGGGACAAGGTGTACGAGATATGCTTAAACAGCTTGGCGGCTCTGGAAGATATAGCCATGAAGCGGCGTCGAAATTTCATACTTGATCAG ACCAATGTGTATGCCTCGGCCCAGCGACGTAAAATGAAGGGTTTTAACGACTTCAAGCGAATTGCGGTCGTTTGCATACCCAGCGAAGATGAATTGAAACGTCGCATCgccgaaaaagaggaaaaggGAAATGCTTTTACAGTTAAAGAATCAACAATTAATAATTTACGAG CCAACTTCACACTTCCCTCGCTGGAGTTTGGCTGGTTCGATGACATAAACTACACGGAGCTGACTGGTGACGAGGCCAAGAGCGAGGTCAAGAAGTACAACGAGAAGGGCAAGAAGGCCATTGACGCGGAGAGGTCGCGCGACAAGAGATCCCGAGGAAGTCGCGACAACTATCGTCGTGATGACCGGAACCGGAATCGGTACAATGATGACCGACGTCGTGATTATGGCGGCCAGCGGCACGAAAGTCGTTGGAGCGACTCCCGCAGGggaggcggcggtggcggtTACTCCAGCAATAGTGGTGGAGGCGGCAGTCGTGGCTACGACAATCGCCGCAGCTACAACAGCGGAAGCGGTGGCCAGCAAAATTGGGTGCAGAACAGCCGCAGAAGCGGCTACGATGATCGCGGCTATGGTGGCGGTGGAAGCGGCAGTCGTGGATACGACAATCGTAACCGTGGATACGcaggcggcggcggtggtggtggtggcggcggcggtggcggtggtggtggcggtggcggtcAGCAAAACTGGATGCAGAACAATCGCAGAAGTGGGTATGACGACCGCGGCTACGGCAGCTCGCGGGACTATCGCGATCGAGACCGTGGCAACGACCGCAGTCGAATGGGCAGTAACGACCGGAACCGGGGCAGCAGCCAGAGTAGCTATCGCTCGGGAGGTGGTACTCATCAACAACGGGATTTTCGGCCTGGCCACCGCGACACCAAAGAAGATAGTCGCGGTGGCTATGAGCGGTCAGCTGGTCAATCGCTACCCAAGTATGGCAATAACACCGCTGTAGGCGGTGGCTACGATCAGTACAAGCAACAAGGTGGAGCACCTGGCGGAGGCAAG GCCTCCCTTACCGGCAAGTGGAGTACGTACAgccaacatcatcagcagcaggcgCCGCAGCATCAACAAACGAGCATCTGGCAGACTCAGCAGCAGTCACAACAGTACCAACAACCTCAGCAAGCAGCGGCGGGCCAGCAACAATACTGGGCCTATAACCAAATGCAGG CAGGTTATGGCAACCAACAGGCCTGGCAGAGTGCCgatccgcagcagcaacaacagtggATGTCCTGGTGGCAG cagcagcagggtTCTGGCGGAGCAGCGGCTGGAAATGCCAGTGGCGGATCAGGCGTAAATGTGGGCGGCGGTGCTGGCAATAATGATGGCGGTGCCGCCAATCATTACTGGTCTCAATATTCGTACTCCACGCAGTCCAATGCGGGTGCCGACAAGAAGTAG